One genomic region from Streptomyces sp. NBC_01304 encodes:
- a CDS encoding DUF3099 domain-containing protein gives MYARRRHVYFAMMGACLALFVLAWAVVRLWSIPVAVGMCVVAMVIPPLAAIVANRRGPEDRWWDDPSGDRKSDDWWDELDGKKRRPPQ, from the coding sequence ATGTACGCGCGAAGGCGGCACGTCTACTTCGCCATGATGGGCGCCTGCCTGGCCCTGTTCGTCCTGGCCTGGGCGGTCGTACGCCTCTGGTCGATTCCCGTCGCCGTCGGCATGTGCGTGGTCGCCATGGTCATCCCGCCGCTCGCCGCGATCGTCGCCAACCGGCGTGGTCCTGAGGACCGCTGGTGGGACGACCCCTCGGGGGACCGGAAGTCGGACGACTGGTGGGACGAACTCGACGGCAAGAAGCGCCGGCCGCCTCAGTAG
- a CDS encoding response regulator transcription factor: MTGPATVLLADDEPLIRAQLAQTLQLAGLEVIPVASGVEALNAACAGAPTPDLVVLDAELPGLDGHEVARILHREAHPVRVLLITKPYRLEDVVRRTQALLEQSAA; this comes from the coding sequence GTGACCGGTCCCGCCACAGTGCTTCTCGCCGACGACGAGCCCCTCATCCGTGCGCAGCTCGCCCAGACGCTGCAGCTGGCCGGCCTCGAAGTGATCCCCGTGGCCAGCGGTGTCGAGGCCCTCAACGCCGCGTGCGCCGGGGCGCCGACGCCCGATCTGGTCGTCCTGGACGCCGAGCTGCCGGGGCTCGACGGCCACGAGGTCGCCCGCATCCTGCACCGCGAGGCGCACCCCGTCCGCGTACTGCTGATCACCAAGCCGTACCGCCTGGAAGACGTCGTCCGCAGAACTCAAGCGCTCCTCGAGCAGAGTGCCGCCTAG
- a CDS encoding DUF1416 domain-containing protein: protein MCGAQAGGPDAASIKPGETTIQGQVTRDGEPITGYVRLLDSTGEFTAEVPTSATGQFRFYAAEGTWTVRALVPGGTADRKVVAQTGGLAEVAIAV, encoded by the coding sequence ATGTGTGGAGCGCAGGCAGGCGGCCCCGACGCCGCGTCGATCAAGCCCGGTGAGACCACCATCCAGGGCCAGGTGACCCGCGACGGCGAGCCCATCACGGGTTACGTACGGCTCCTGGACTCGACCGGCGAGTTCACCGCCGAGGTCCCGACCTCGGCGACCGGCCAGTTCCGGTTCTACGCGGCCGAGGGCACCTGGACCGTGCGTGCCCTGGTGCCCGGCGGCACGGCGGACCGCAAGGTCGTCGCGCAGACCGGCGGTCTGGCGGAGGTCGCCATCGCCGTGTGA
- a CDS encoding FABP family protein has protein sequence MIEIPSDLHPDLRPLAFLLGNWAGAGVSDFPGAEKCNFGQEVTFSQDGRDFLEYHSHTWVLDAEGNKVKPLESESGFWRIDKDRKVEVVMVRDDGVVEVWYGELADKKPQIDLATDAVARTAASGPYSGGKRLYGYVKSDLMWVGEKQTPEVPLRPYMSAQLKKVVSPEDVAAMARNLGDLPDDGIAFFK, from the coding sequence ATGATCGAGATCCCGTCCGACCTCCATCCTGACCTCCGACCGCTCGCCTTCCTGCTCGGAAACTGGGCCGGTGCGGGCGTCTCCGACTTCCCGGGTGCCGAGAAGTGCAACTTCGGGCAGGAGGTCACCTTCAGCCAAGACGGCCGTGACTTCCTCGAGTACCACTCGCACACCTGGGTCCTCGACGCCGAGGGCAACAAGGTCAAGCCGCTGGAGTCCGAGTCCGGCTTCTGGCGCATCGACAAGGACCGCAAGGTCGAGGTCGTGATGGTCCGCGACGACGGTGTCGTCGAGGTCTGGTACGGCGAGCTCGCCGACAAGAAGCCGCAGATCGACCTGGCCACGGACGCCGTCGCGCGCACCGCCGCCTCGGGTCCGTACAGCGGTGGCAAGCGGCTCTACGGCTATGTGAAGAGCGACCTCATGTGGGTGGGCGAGAAGCAGACCCCCGAGGTGCCGCTGCGGCCGTACATGTCCGCGCAGCTGAAGAAGGTCGTCTCGCCCGAGGACGTCGCCGCGATGGCGCGCAACCTGGGCGATCTGCCGGACGACGGCATCGCGTTCTTCAAGTAG
- a CDS encoding sulfurtransferase — translation MSRSDVLVDADWVEAHIEDPQVAIVEVDEDTSAYEKNHIKNAIRIDWTKDLQDPVRRDFIDQEGFEKLLSAKGIGNDTLVVLYGGNNNWFASYAYWYFKLYGHENVKLLDGGRKKWELDSRDLVDGSQVPQRAATEYKAKAQNTAIRAFRDDVVAAIGSQNLVDVRSPDEFSGKLLAPAHLPQEQSQRPGHVPSARNIPWSKNANDDGTFKSDDELKALYEDEQVDLAKDTIAYCRIGERSALTWFVLHELLGQANVKNYDGSWTEYGSLVGVPIELGAN, via the coding sequence ATGAGCCGCAGCGACGTCCTGGTAGACGCCGACTGGGTCGAGGCCCACATCGAGGACCCGCAGGTCGCCATCGTCGAGGTCGACGAGGACACCTCCGCGTACGAGAAGAACCACATCAAGAACGCCATCCGGATCGACTGGACTAAGGACCTCCAGGACCCGGTGCGCCGTGACTTCATCGACCAGGAGGGCTTCGAGAAGCTCCTCTCGGCCAAGGGCATCGGCAACGACACGCTGGTCGTCCTCTACGGCGGCAACAACAACTGGTTCGCCTCGTACGCCTACTGGTACTTCAAGCTCTACGGCCACGAGAACGTGAAGCTCCTCGACGGCGGCCGCAAGAAGTGGGAGCTCGACTCCCGCGACCTGGTCGACGGCTCGCAGGTGCCGCAGCGCGCCGCCACCGAGTACAAGGCCAAGGCCCAGAACACCGCGATCCGCGCCTTCCGTGACGACGTCGTCGCCGCGATCGGCTCGCAGAACCTGGTCGACGTGCGCTCCCCCGACGAGTTCTCCGGCAAGCTGCTCGCCCCGGCGCACCTGCCGCAGGAGCAGTCGCAGCGCCCCGGCCACGTGCCGAGCGCCCGCAACATCCCGTGGTCGAAGAACGCCAACGACGACGGCACCTTCAAGTCGGACGACGAGCTCAAGGCCCTCTACGAGGACGAGCAGGTCGACCTGGCCAAGGACACCATCGCCTACTGCCGCATCGGTGAGCGCTCGGCCCTGACGTGGTTCGTGCTGCACGAGCTGCTCGGCCAGGCCAACGTCAAGAACTACGACGGCTCGTGGACCGAGTACGGCTCCCTCGTCGGCGTCCCGATCGAGCTCGGCGCCAACTGA
- a CDS encoding Fur family transcriptional regulator: MVSTDWKSDLRQRGYRLTPQRQLVLEAVDALEHATPDDILGEVRKTASGINISTVYRTLELLEELDLVSHAHLGHGAPTYHLADRHHHIHLVCRDCTNVIEADVDVAAEFTQKLRDTFGFDTDMKHFAIFGRCTDCTKKAKAGEARTTAPGAGE, from the coding sequence GTGGTGAGCACCGACTGGAAGAGCGACCTGAGGCAGCGCGGCTACCGGCTGACGCCGCAGCGGCAGCTTGTGCTCGAAGCCGTGGACGCCCTGGAGCACGCGACCCCGGACGACATTCTGGGCGAAGTGCGCAAGACGGCGTCGGGCATCAATATCTCGACCGTCTATCGCACCCTCGAACTCCTCGAAGAGCTGGACCTGGTCAGCCACGCGCACCTCGGGCACGGCGCCCCGACCTACCACCTGGCGGACCGGCACCACCACATCCATCTGGTCTGCCGGGACTGTACGAACGTCATCGAGGCCGATGTCGACGTCGCCGCCGAGTTCACGCAGAAGCTGCGCGACACCTTCGGTTTCGACACCGACATGAAGCACTTCGCGATCTTCGGCCGGTGCACGGACTGCACCAAGAAGGCCAAGGCGGGCGAGGCTCGTACGACAGCCCCGGGGGCCGGGGAATAA
- a CDS encoding putative leader peptide, whose amino-acid sequence MKRQADLTKRRAVDLCRVAAMLCRTV is encoded by the coding sequence ATGAAGCGACAGGCGGACCTCACGAAGCGGCGGGCAGTAGACCTGTGCCGCGTCGCCGCCATGCTCTGTCGCACCGTCTGA